Proteins from a genomic interval of Colias croceus chromosome 2, ilColCroc2.1:
- the LOC123705518 gene encoding methionine-R-sulfoxide reductase B1 isoform X1 — protein sequence MRVLLRPITIFRKATQFNRSIQLRHPFTTALIWRAMEDKDSLKKRLTPLQYHVTQEAGTERPFTGCYNKFYEEGVYVCIVCRQELFTSKTKYDSGCGWPAFNDVLAKEKVTLHQDTSAVGANILLVLTRPGMVRTEVRCSKCSAHLGHVFNDGPAPTKKRFCINSASLDFIAAEDRKD from the exons ATGCGTGTTCTACTGAGACCAATAACTATATTTAGAAAAGCGACGCAATTCAATAGAAGTATTCAGTTAAGACATCCATTTACAACAG CATTGATTTGGAGAGCAATGGAAGATAAAGACTCCTTGAAGAAACGACTCACACCTCTGCAATACCATGTCACACAAGAAGCAGGAACTGAAAGACCCTTTACAG GATgctacaataaattttatgaagaaggtgtttatgtatgtatagtgTGTCGCCAAGAATTATTTActtctaaaacaaaatatgactCTGGATGTGGGTGGCCTGCTTTCAATGATGTACTTGCTAAGGAAAAAGTAACATTACATCAAGATACAAGTGCAG TTGGGGCAAATATATTACTGGTTTTAACACGACCAGGTATGGTGCGAACTGAGGTGAGATGCTCCAAGTGCTCAGCTCATCTAGGACACGTATTCAATGATGGGCCGGCGCCCACGAAGAAACGTTTCTGTATAAATTCAGCATCATTGGACTTTATTGCAGCTGAGGATCGGAAAGATTAA
- the LOC123705518 gene encoding methionine-R-sulfoxide reductase B1 isoform X2 — MRVLLRPITIFRKATQFNRSIQLRHPFTTALIWRAMEDKDSLKKRLTPLQYHVTQEAGTERPFTGCYNKFYEEGVYVCIVCRQELFTSKTKYDSGCGWPAFNDVLAKEKVTLHQDTSAGMVRTEVRCSKCSAHLGHVFNDGPAPTKKRFCINSASLDFIAAEDRKD, encoded by the exons ATGCGTGTTCTACTGAGACCAATAACTATATTTAGAAAAGCGACGCAATTCAATAGAAGTATTCAGTTAAGACATCCATTTACAACAG CATTGATTTGGAGAGCAATGGAAGATAAAGACTCCTTGAAGAAACGACTCACACCTCTGCAATACCATGTCACACAAGAAGCAGGAACTGAAAGACCCTTTACAG GATgctacaataaattttatgaagaaggtgtttatgtatgtatagtgTGTCGCCAAGAATTATTTActtctaaaacaaaatatgactCTGGATGTGGGTGGCCTGCTTTCAATGATGTACTTGCTAAGGAAAAAGTAACATTACATCAAGATACAAGTGCAG GTATGGTGCGAACTGAGGTGAGATGCTCCAAGTGCTCAGCTCATCTAGGACACGTATTCAATGATGGGCCGGCGCCCACGAAGAAACGTTTCTGTATAAATTCAGCATCATTGGACTTTATTGCAGCTGAGGATCGGAAAGATTAA
- the LOC123705518 gene encoding methionine-R-sulfoxide reductase B1 isoform X3, with protein MRVLLRPITIFRKATQFNRSIQLRHPFTTALIWRAMEDKDSLKKRLTPLQYHVTQEAGTERPFTGCYNKFYEEGVYVCIVCRQELFTSKTKYDSGCGWPAFNDVLAKEKVTLHQDTSAVDVTGFLYVIMIINLLIHINPCFYYLL; from the exons ATGCGTGTTCTACTGAGACCAATAACTATATTTAGAAAAGCGACGCAATTCAATAGAAGTATTCAGTTAAGACATCCATTTACAACAG CATTGATTTGGAGAGCAATGGAAGATAAAGACTCCTTGAAGAAACGACTCACACCTCTGCAATACCATGTCACACAAGAAGCAGGAACTGAAAGACCCTTTACAG GATgctacaataaattttatgaagaaggtgtttatgtatgtatagtgTGTCGCCAAGAATTATTTActtctaaaacaaaatatgactCTGGATGTGGGTGGCCTGCTTTCAATGATGTACTTGCTAAGGAAAAAGTAACATTACATCAAGATACAAGTGCAG TTGATGTTACTGGTTTTCTGTACgtaattatgattattaatttattaatacacataaacccctgtttttattatttattgtaa
- the LOC123700053 gene encoding uncharacterized protein LOC123700053, with protein MPFIQYCVKEQNGIEVSANSEVARFQREELFKHNSLQGCKKKLAVTVKMCNDPQPSADEYIPIEHVLGASNKRIRLLNPYILRLRREAPYQIYKLKKIDSWISLNERLRPCECKPASRHLAWARACSVTRHSPRSTAPRPLCSINRDDLSTLSVEIMKKRLRKDEDDIMGFTIGTPVNTLSKRKNVPSKQRDFVIYEIGEPDILHEARIQLYEKMSTIDGKTMWNDFTKLIPASISTVDPEWSNQDLTIRYRTKDFLTRENYTLPSGSLCLVLPLNYVTENLLQDNRKTEHKLTDQHEEFIIVPIDDIIMIKSPKSQSEINKTFESPTEYINERRRRVVIRTTRTLMAGSLASLDILEKGTDSYLKLPHRISHRTQLDLEAKADDNKLVFLREVKAFIRYHFNRSSGRLTSIVSDTRKTRSTLNLQVTNTGLAASYYRISVRDCLTDSQEIHSSDGVTTKLLIPPMHTKPFQLEIPLDSSFTDALCSVSLMNGDDESVAVRDVRIKKNDRCFCIWHCECVCITEDPKLTCRDMPDAQLIAAGHSPREGSRYIRSLCYPDIITLNLFVIFFGVLIALLFLGILKAFLGLCCRCTSSWGLELLFNAPRKLDHYYESSLRRRTLVYDKDGWPVHPDTKQRTVRLVSKPMEFILNTIFFIVLPCILLWDTIKEITSKLQNTDKKVGSKSRKNIKKCFSTQDMQSKEFRWRRHKGGLRKWMTPQAENLSTDIWQYGLPGGRIVNDCMQPLLNETPFCGKLDESKPHHNDSDQDDTEFVIMQMQKSKESLAKNET; from the exons atgcCTTTCATACAATATTGTG TAAAAGAACAGAATGGTATTGAAGTATCAGCGAATAGTGAAGTCGCAAGATTTCAAAGAGAGGAACTTTTCAAACACAATTCATTACAAGGTTGTAAGAAAAAGCTTGCAGTTACCGTCAAAATGTGCAACGACCCA CAACCTTCCGCTGATGAGTACATACCTATAGAACACGTTTTAGGGGCAAGTAATAAGCGCATACGACTCCTTAATCCGTATATTCTACGTCTACGTCGTGAAGCACCGTAtcaaatttataaacttaagAAGATTGAT TCTTGGATCTCGCTAAACGAGCGTCTGCGGCCGTGTGAGTGCAAACCGGCCTCGCGACACCTCGCTTGGGCTCGCGCGTGCTCGGTCACTCGGCACTCCCCGCGCAGCACCGCGCCGCGGCCGCTCTGCTCCATAAACCG AGACGATCTAAGCACATTATCTGtagaaataatgaaaaaaaggCTGAGAAAAGACGAAGATGATATTATGGGTTTTACGATAGGTACTCCAGTTAATACATTATCCAAGAGAAAAAATGTACCCTCAAAACAAAGAGATTTCGTTATATATGAAATTGGTGAACCCGACATATTGCACGAAGCAAGAATACAGCTATATGAAAAGATGAGCACAATCGATGGTAAAACAATGTGGAATGATTTCACAAAACTCATCCCTGCTAG TATTAGTACTGTGGACCCAGAATGGAGCAACCAAGATTTAACTATTCGATATCGAACAAAAGATTTCTTAACAAGGGAAAATTATACGTTACCTTCGGGTAGCTTGTGTTTAGTTCTCCCGTTGAATTATGtaacagaaaatttattaCAGGACAACAGAAAAACCG AACATAAATTAACAGACCAACATGAAGAATttataattgtacctatagacgatattattatgataaaatcaCCAAAATCCCAAAGTGAAATTAATAAGACCTTCGAATCGCCTACTGAATATATTAATGAG cGTCGCCGCAGAGTAGTTATCAGAACGACGCGCACATTAATGGCTGGAAGCTTAGCTAGCCTTGATATACTGGAAAAAGGCACAGATAGCTACCTTAAATTACCGCACAGAATCTCGCATAGAACTCAGTTGGACTTAGAAGCGAAAGCTGATGATAACAAACTTGTT tTTCTACGTGAAGTGAAGGCATTCATCAGATATCATTTTAATAGGTCTTCAGGAAGGCTGACTTCAATAGTATCGGATACTCGTAAAACTCGATCTACATTGAATCTTCAAGTTACAAATACTGGATTGGCTGCTTCATATTAtag AATTTCAGTTCGAGATTGCTTAACTGATTCTCAGGAAATACACTCATCGGATGGTGTAACAACTAAGTTACTTATACCACCCATGCATACAAAACCTTTTCAATTAGAAATTCCACTGGATAGTTCTTTTACTGATGCCTTATGTTCAG tttcatTGATGAATGGTGATGATGAGTCAGTAGCAGTACGAGAcgttagaattaaaaaaaatgaccgATGTTTCTGCATTTGGCACTGTGAATGCGTTTGTATCA CCGAAGACCCAAAGTTGACGTGTAGAGATATGCCAGATGCACAGCTAATAGCTGCTGGACATTCTCCCAGAGAAGGATCTCGATACATTCGATCCCTCTGCTATCCAGATATAATCACTTTGAACCTATTCGTGATATTTTTTGGAGTGCTTATCGCACTATTGTTTCTCG GTATCCTCAAAGCTTTTTTAGGTTTATGCTGTCGGTGTACAAGTTCCTGGGGCTtggaattattgtttaatgcACCCCGTAAACTTGACCATTATTACGAGAGTTCATTAAGACGTCGCACTCTGGTTTATGATAAAGACGGTTGGCCTGTTCACCCAGATACCAAACAACGTACCGTTCGACTCGTGAGCaa GCCGatggaatttattttaaacacaattTTCTTCATTGTTCTCCCATGTATTCTACTATGGGATACTATTAAGGAAATAACGAGTAAATTACAAAACACGGACAAGAAAGTCGGAAGTAAATCgagaaaaaacataaaaaagtgTTTTAGCACTCAGGACATGCAG AGCAAGGAATTCCGGTGGCGGCGGCATAAGGGTGGACTTCGTAAATGGATGACACCGCAGGCGGAAAATCTTTCTACTGACATATGGCAATACGGATTACCAGGCGGAAGAATCGTGAACGATTGT ATGCAGCCGTTGCTCAACGAAACACCTTTTTGTGGAAAACTAGACGAAAGCAAACCACACCACAATGATTCTGATCAAGACGATACTGAGTTCGTAATAATGCAAATGCAGAAGAGCAAGGAATCTCTTGCt AAAAATGAAACTTAA
- the LOC123705730 gene encoding uncharacterized protein LOC123705730, with product MEAFIEGVRKQPCLWNPLHPDYREMQIKDEAWQTIVEHYNNNSIPNIQVAKIEWKKLRDNHRDALKRAKLGKNKLLPAQITTWKYAKAMQFLEPHMKYRITENIEMDPPSTNNSINKINDYDVSTTESNDIIMGNSAKRRCIEKSNQYREDIDALESFFKCMLQSTKVMPHWMQTQVKKKIFAVIIEAEEHLSSQSQTDLCELKDQDSDKQLEKKIKCEVFTDESCDNDY from the exons atggaAGCGTTTATTGAAGGCGTAAGAAAGCAACCGTGCTTGTGGAATCCATTACATCCTGATTATCGCGAAATGCAGATTAAAGACGAAGCATGGCAGACCATTGTAGAACATTATAACAACAACTCTATCCCTAATA TTCAAGTTGCGAAGATAGAATGGAAAAAGTTACGCGACAATCATCGCGACGCGCTCAAGCGAGCAAAGCTtggtaaaaacaaattattaccTGCGCAAATCACAACCTGGAAATATGCTAAAGCAATGCAATTTCTCGAGCCACACATGAAGTATAGAATtacagaaaatattgaaatggaTCCTCCATCTACGAATAAttccataaataaaatcaatgacTATGATGTTTCAACAACAGAAAGTAATGACATTATTATGGGTAATTCAGCGAAACGACGCTGTATTGAGAAAAGTAATCAATATCGAGAAGATATTGACGCCTTAGAATCCTTTTTTAAATGCATGCTACAAAGTACAAAAGTTATGCCACACTGGATGCAAACGcaagtaaagaaaaaaatatttgctgTTATTATTGAAGCGGAGGAACACCTTTCTTCTCAATCTCAGACTGATTTATGCGAATTAAAAGATCAAGATTCCGATAAACAATTggagaagaaaataaaatgtgaggTCTTTACAGACGAAAGTTGTGATAATGATTACTAG